Proteins encoded within one genomic window of Gloeobacter kilaueensis JS1:
- the nusG gene encoding transcription termination/antitermination protein NusG, whose product MVIGADLLMETAKKPEQIEPHWYFVQVASGCEKKVKANLEQRIQTLEMNDRILKVEIPERQAIRIRQEGSRASSAEKIFPGYVLIQMVMDDESWQVVKNTPNVINFVGTEERRRYGRGRGHVTPRPLGSAEVNRIFRAAEQEEPVIKVDLEPGHKIEVTAGPFQDFNGEVVEVNPERGTLKALISIFGRDTPVELGFSQVRRLDE is encoded by the coding sequence ATGGTTATCGGGGCTGATCTTCTGATGGAAACCGCCAAAAAGCCTGAGCAGATTGAACCGCACTGGTACTTTGTCCAGGTTGCCTCCGGCTGCGAAAAAAAAGTAAAAGCAAATCTTGAGCAGCGCATTCAGACCCTCGAGATGAACGACCGCATCCTCAAAGTCGAGATTCCCGAGCGCCAGGCGATCCGCATCCGGCAGGAAGGCTCCCGCGCCTCCAGCGCTGAGAAGATTTTTCCGGGCTACGTGCTCATCCAGATGGTGATGGACGACGAATCGTGGCAGGTGGTCAAAAACACCCCCAACGTGATCAACTTCGTCGGCACCGAGGAGCGCCGCCGCTACGGTCGGGGCCGTGGTCACGTCACCCCGCGTCCGCTGGGTTCAGCCGAGGTCAACCGCATCTTCCGGGCTGCCGAGCAGGAGGAGCCGGTGATCAAGGTCGATCTCGAACCGGGCCACAAGATCGAAGTCACCGCCGGTCCTTTTCAGGACTTCAACGGCGAGGTGGTCGAGGTCAACCCCGAGCGCGGCACCCTCAAGGCACTCATCTCGATCTTTGGCCGCGACACGCCGGTCGAACTGGGCTTCAGCCAGGTCCGCAGACTCGACGAATAG
- the secG gene encoding preprotein translocase subunit SecG → MTVLVIILRIVWSLLAVGIIVTVLLHAAKGDGIAAIGGSAQMFASQKTAESNLDRVTWAITAGFVALTVVLSAGWLDRSTATRVPAGGPTQSAPLAPTVPGAPPPQPPKK, encoded by the coding sequence ATGACGGTCCTGGTGATCATTTTGCGGATAGTCTGGTCGCTGCTGGCGGTGGGGATCATCGTCACCGTGCTGCTGCACGCTGCCAAGGGCGACGGCATCGCAGCCATCGGCGGCAGTGCCCAGATGTTTGCCAGTCAAAAGACCGCCGAGAGCAACCTCGATCGGGTGACCTGGGCAATCACCGCCGGGTTTGTTGCCCTGACAGTCGTGCTCAGCGCCGGCTGGCTCGATCGATCGACAGCCACCCGCGTTCCTGCCGGAGGGCCGACTCAGAGTGCTCCCCTCGCGCCCACAGTGCCAGGAGCGCCACCCCCTCAGCCTCCAAAAAAGTAG
- a CDS encoding HU family DNA-binding protein, with translation MNKGELVKAVAEKTKITLKEADAVISAVFDEIQETVASGEKVTLVGFGTFEARKRAEREGRNPKTNEKMIIPATVAPAFSAGKTFKEAVLSNNK, from the coding sequence ATGAACAAAGGCGAACTGGTGAAGGCCGTGGCCGAAAAGACCAAAATCACCCTCAAGGAGGCGGACGCTGTGATCAGTGCCGTCTTCGACGAGATTCAAGAAACTGTCGCAAGCGGCGAAAAAGTGACGCTGGTAGGCTTTGGCACCTTCGAAGCGCGCAAGCGGGCCGAACGGGAAGGGCGCAATCCCAAGACCAACGAAAAGATGATCATTCCGGCGACGGTGGCCCCGGCCTTCAGTGCGGGCAAGACCTTCAAAGAAGCCGTATTAAGCAACAACAAGTAG
- a CDS encoding Cof-type HAD-IIB family hydrolase → MPITLLVLDLDGTIIGNRPEVRQAVLTAIQAARRQGVKVAIATGRMYRAALPFYRMVGSELPLICYQGALIKDPADGRVLLHRPVPIERTFEVLDFLEGEGLAVHLYLNDTLYVNEITPAIRRYGERTGVEPVPVGDLRRVLTAEPTKILGHTDSEQTTDALLKRLGERYSRDVLYLTKSDPTFVEVTHPEADKGLAVRFLAEQHLQISPEQVMTVGDQLNDLEMIRYAAVGVAMGRAPAAVQAEAVWVAPDVEADGVAQAIEKFILLPDPLPCTPTSAITPAC, encoded by the coding sequence ATGCCAATTACATTGCTCGTTCTCGACCTCGACGGCACGATTATCGGCAACCGGCCAGAGGTGCGCCAGGCGGTGCTCACAGCGATCCAGGCGGCCCGCCGCCAGGGGGTGAAGGTGGCGATTGCTACCGGCAGGATGTATCGCGCTGCGCTGCCCTTCTACCGGATGGTCGGCTCGGAGCTGCCGCTCATCTGCTATCAGGGCGCACTGATTAAAGATCCAGCAGATGGGCGAGTATTGCTCCACAGACCGGTTCCGATCGAGCGGACCTTTGAGGTGCTCGATTTTTTGGAGGGCGAGGGGCTGGCGGTCCATCTTTACCTCAACGACACCCTCTACGTAAACGAGATCACGCCTGCAATTCGCCGCTACGGCGAGCGCACCGGGGTCGAACCGGTGCCGGTAGGCGACCTGCGCCGGGTGCTCACCGCTGAGCCGACGAAGATCTTGGGCCACACCGACAGCGAACAGACGACCGACGCGCTGCTCAAAAGGCTCGGCGAACGCTACAGTCGAGATGTCCTCTATCTCACCAAGTCCGATCCAACCTTCGTCGAGGTGACCCATCCCGAGGCCGATAAGGGGCTGGCAGTGCGTTTTCTGGCCGAGCAGCACCTGCAGATTTCCCCAGAGCAGGTGATGACAGTAGGTGACCAGCTCAACGATCTTGAGATGATTCGCTACGCCGCCGTGGGGGTGGCTATGGGCAGGGCTCCCGCCGCTGTTCAGGCCGAGGCGGTCTGGGTTGCTCCCGACGTCGAAGCGGACGGTGTGGCCCAGGCGATCGAAAAGTTTATACTCCTGCCCGACCCTCTCCCATGCACGCCCACTTCCGCCATTACCCCTGCCTGCTGA
- a CDS encoding M23 family metallopeptidase has product MHAHFRHYPCLLIALLALAAPGPCQTTLNISDVTSDYSGPAPINLSALRTLPGDARALPLRLPFRYGSCYRVSQGNNGGYSHHERSNRYAWDFAMPVDTPVTAAAAGRVVPVPKVEEGIGKSVVLDHGHGYYTLYAHLSRLQVSPGQRVQAGQLIALSGRDVGVAPHLHFMAATLLPVLTALPARLTDSGSPDGVPKENQQVCARTARSNGAFFDTPISADAFAAQGILLTKAPPAHALVMNRAYVVEGVTAKPFGAVFYQVRSQKGLIYTNNSIFSDERGHFRLVVESPLGRPGEQVQQLIFSHLSEQGTAVSTVVLVNR; this is encoded by the coding sequence ATGCACGCCCACTTCCGCCATTACCCCTGCCTGCTGATTGCCCTGCTTGCCCTTGCTGCCCCCGGCCCCTGCCAGACCACCCTCAATATCAGCGACGTCACCAGCGATTACAGCGGTCCAGCGCCCATCAATCTCTCTGCCCTGCGCACCCTACCCGGCGACGCGCGCGCCCTGCCGCTCCGGTTGCCCTTTCGCTACGGAAGCTGCTATCGCGTGAGCCAGGGCAACAACGGCGGCTACAGCCACCACGAGCGCTCCAACCGCTACGCCTGGGATTTTGCGATGCCCGTAGACACCCCCGTCACCGCCGCCGCCGCCGGTCGGGTGGTGCCGGTACCAAAAGTCGAGGAGGGCATCGGCAAAAGCGTCGTTCTCGATCACGGCCACGGCTACTACACGCTCTACGCCCACCTCAGCCGGCTCCAGGTGTCTCCCGGCCAGCGGGTACAGGCCGGTCAGCTCATCGCCTTGAGCGGGCGGGATGTGGGTGTCGCCCCCCACCTGCACTTTATGGCCGCGACGCTGTTGCCGGTGCTGACTGCCCTGCCGGCCCGGCTGACGGACAGCGGCAGCCCCGACGGTGTTCCAAAGGAGAACCAGCAGGTCTGCGCCCGGACCGCCAGAAGCAACGGTGCCTTCTTCGACACGCCCATCAGCGCCGATGCCTTCGCTGCCCAGGGTATTCTGCTCACCAAGGCTCCGCCGGCCCACGCCCTGGTGATGAATCGGGCCTACGTCGTCGAAGGGGTGACAGCCAAACCCTTCGGTGCCGTCTTCTACCAGGTGCGCTCCCAAAAAGGTTTGATCTACACCAACAACTCGATCTTCAGCGACGAGCGGGGCCACTTTCGGCTGGTGGTCGAATCGCCCCTGGGCCGCCCCGGTGAGCAGGTGCAGCAGCTCATCTTCAGCCACCTGAGCGAGCAGGGAACAGCGGTCTCGACGGTGGTGCTGGTCAACCGCTAA
- a CDS encoding 3'(2'),5'-bisphosphate nucleotidase CysQ family protein: protein MEPTPEYLLEIARQTAWGAADIVLDYYKQPIAIEEKLDGPVTTADIAADRFILEQLRSEFGTRQFAYLSEETIGGGERFDRPLVWVIDPIDGTRDFIDGTGEFAVHIALVEEGRPILGAVAWPVRECVYFARKGGGAFVEDRAGRRERIRVSEVTVPKECRIIVSRAHRDWRLDALLARLPKKEQIIHGGLGCKLCSIAAGEAEVYIGLSGKTAPRDWDLAAPQLVLEEAGGTVSRFDSEPLIYNRADMRLWGGLIASNGLTHARWCAQLPGLLEQVEQAGPNL, encoded by the coding sequence GTGGAACCAACACCTGAGTACCTGCTTGAGATAGCCCGTCAGACTGCCTGGGGAGCGGCGGATATCGTTCTTGATTATTACAAGCAGCCCATCGCCATCGAAGAAAAGCTCGATGGCCCGGTCACGACCGCCGATATTGCCGCCGATCGCTTTATTCTCGAACAGTTGCGCTCGGAGTTCGGCACCCGACAGTTTGCTTATCTGAGCGAAGAGACGATAGGTGGCGGCGAGCGCTTCGACCGGCCTCTTGTCTGGGTCATCGATCCGATCGACGGCACGCGGGACTTTATCGACGGCACGGGCGAATTTGCCGTTCACATCGCCCTGGTGGAGGAGGGCCGCCCGATTCTGGGGGCGGTGGCCTGGCCGGTGCGCGAGTGCGTTTACTTTGCCCGCAAAGGGGGCGGAGCCTTCGTCGAGGACCGGGCGGGCAGGCGCGAACGCATCCGGGTCAGTGAAGTGACTGTGCCCAAAGAGTGCCGGATTATCGTGAGCCGCGCCCACCGCGACTGGCGGCTGGACGCACTCTTAGCCAGGCTTCCTAAAAAAGAACAGATTATCCACGGCGGGCTGGGCTGTAAGCTCTGCTCGATCGCCGCCGGAGAAGCAGAAGTCTACATTGGTCTATCGGGCAAGACCGCTCCGCGCGACTGGGATCTGGCCGCTCCGCAGCTGGTGCTCGAAGAGGCGGGCGGCACCGTCAGCCGCTTCGACAGCGAGCCGCTTATTTATAATCGGGCCGACATGCGCCTGTGGGGAGGGCTCATCGCCTCCAACGGCCTCACCCACGCCCGCTGGTGCGCCCAATTGCCGGGGCTGCTCGAACAGGTTGAACAGGCCGGACCGAATCTATAG
- the rfaE2 gene encoding D-glycero-beta-D-manno-heptose 1-phosphate adenylyltransferase, whose protein sequence is MAERVVSVQVLQQQVAAAPERWRPLVLTNGCFDILHAGHVHYLEQARALGRTLVVGLNSDQSVRQLKGPTRPVVPEGERATVLAALRAVDAVVVFAEATATALVEALQPDIYVKGGDYATRDLPEAQAVAAGGGKIVLIPFRWQTSTSALLARIQKL, encoded by the coding sequence GTGGCTGAACGAGTCGTAAGCGTCCAGGTCCTCCAGCAGCAAGTCGCCGCTGCCCCGGAGCGCTGGCGGCCCCTGGTGCTCACCAACGGCTGCTTCGACATTCTGCACGCCGGGCACGTCCACTACCTGGAGCAGGCGCGGGCACTGGGCCGCACCCTGGTGGTGGGCCTCAACAGCGACCAGTCGGTGCGGCAGCTCAAAGGACCCACCCGGCCAGTCGTACCCGAGGGCGAGCGGGCCACGGTCCTCGCTGCCCTGCGCGCCGTCGATGCTGTCGTCGTCTTCGCTGAAGCGACGGCAACCGCTTTGGTAGAGGCGCTGCAACCGGATATCTACGTCAAAGGGGGAGACTACGCGACTAGAGATCTGCCCGAGGCCCAGGCGGTGGCGGCGGGCGGCGGCAAGATCGTGTTGATTCCCTTTCGCTGGCAAACGTCTACCAGTGCCCTGCTGGCGCGCATTCAAAAGCTATAG
- a CDS encoding bifunctional heptose 7-phosphate kinase/heptose 1-phosphate adenyltransferase, which translates to MSTKASLHQLIDRFVDRSVLVVGDLTLDEFMSGLAERISREGPVLILRHERTRQVPGGAANAAFNLARLGAKVTVAGVVGSDSQADVLRDLLRAGGIDLSGLIVDLERPTVTKTRIAAHSRQSVTQQVVRIDRKSDQPLPPPLTQQLATAIARHAAYCDALVCSDYSEGVFGEETIAAALAHPCVVVDTHLWLERYRGATVFTPNIPEAETAVGYAIRDAASLERAGRDLLERTAARHILITRGEDGMSLFSAGEAVQHIPAFNRTQVFDVTGAGDTVVAAFTLALISGGSAYQAAILGNLAASIVVRRFGTDTTSPAELHAFLEDIEWLNES; encoded by the coding sequence TTGAGCACGAAGGCCAGTTTGCATCAGCTTATCGATCGCTTTGTGGACCGCTCGGTGCTGGTCGTGGGCGATCTGACCCTTGACGAATTTATGAGCGGCCTGGCAGAGCGCATCTCTCGGGAGGGACCGGTCTTGATCTTGCGCCACGAGCGGACCCGCCAGGTGCCGGGCGGTGCCGCCAACGCCGCCTTCAACCTGGCCCGCCTCGGTGCAAAGGTAACCGTGGCCGGGGTAGTGGGCAGCGACAGCCAGGCGGACGTGCTGCGGGATTTGCTGCGGGCGGGTGGGATCGACCTGTCGGGATTGATCGTCGATCTGGAGCGGCCAACTGTGACCAAGACCCGCATCGCCGCCCACAGCCGCCAGTCGGTCACCCAGCAGGTGGTGCGCATCGACCGCAAGTCTGACCAGCCCCTGCCGCCGCCACTCACTCAGCAGCTGGCGACAGCGATTGCCAGGCACGCCGCTTACTGCGACGCCCTGGTCTGCTCGGACTACTCGGAAGGGGTGTTCGGCGAGGAGACGATCGCCGCTGCACTGGCCCATCCCTGCGTCGTCGTCGATACGCACCTGTGGCTGGAGCGCTACCGGGGAGCGACTGTGTTTACCCCCAACATTCCGGAGGCGGAGACGGCAGTGGGCTATGCGATCCGCGATGCCGCCTCCCTTGAGCGCGCCGGTCGCGACCTGCTGGAGCGCACTGCCGCCCGCCACATTTTGATCACCCGAGGCGAGGATGGCATGTCGCTTTTTAGTGCGGGAGAAGCTGTGCAGCACATTCCCGCCTTCAACCGCACCCAGGTCTTCGATGTCACCGGAGCGGGGGACACGGTGGTGGCCGCCTTTACCCTCGCTTTGATCAGCGGCGGCAGCGCCTACCAGGCAGCCATCCTGGGCAATCTGGCGGCGAGCATTGTCGTGCGGCGCTTTGGCACCGACACGACCAGTCCCGCCGAACTGCACGCCTTCCTTGAGGATATAGAGTGGCTGAACGAGTCGTAA
- a CDS encoding DUF1328 family protein, whose product MLNLLWTVVVLMIIAALLGFGGVVAALKSVAWFLIVGAVILAVVGFVTGRSAV is encoded by the coding sequence ATGTTGAATTTGCTTTGGACTGTGGTCGTCTTGATGATCATCGCGGCGCTTCTTGGCTTTGGCGGCGTTGTGGCGGCCTTGAAGAGCGTTGCCTGGTTCTTGATCGTCGGTGCTGTGATTCTGGCCGTCGTCGGTTTCGTTACCGGACGCAGCGCTGTCTGA
- the ffh gene encoding signal recognition particle protein, whose protein sequence is MFDALSEKLEEAWRKLRGQDRITEGNIDEALRDVRRALLEADVNFQVVKEFIADVRDDALGAEVIKGVTPDQQFIKIVYDQLLKTMGEENVPLAESQVKGRPAVILMAGLQGTGKTTATAKLALYLHKNNKKALLAAADVYRPAAIDQLQTLGAQIQVPVFSEGAAADPVDIARHALDQAIAGRYDVLIVDTAGRLSIDEAMMAELERIKAAIAPDEILLVVDAMTGQEAANLTRAFHERLGITGAILTKLDGDTRGGAALSVRKISGQPIKFVGVGEKVEALQPFYPDRMASRILGMGDVLTLVEKAQEEIDFADAAKMEQQLLSGQFDFEDFIKQMRMVKSMGSLGGLLKLMPGMGKISDDQIRQGEVQLKKAEAMIGSMTKQERRSPDLINVSRKRRIARGSGVSLEDVGKLLNDFNRMRQMMKMMGGGGPFGGGMGGMGNMFGGGNNRRGPAPGPNPALGPGWRGQSSSKKSNPNKSKGKKKGKGFGG, encoded by the coding sequence ATGTTCGACGCGCTCAGCGAAAAACTAGAGGAAGCCTGGCGCAAGTTGCGGGGCCAGGACCGGATCACCGAGGGCAACATCGACGAGGCGTTGCGCGACGTGCGCCGCGCCCTGCTTGAGGCCGACGTCAACTTTCAGGTGGTCAAAGAGTTTATCGCCGATGTGCGCGACGACGCCCTCGGAGCTGAGGTCATCAAGGGCGTTACGCCGGACCAGCAGTTTATCAAGATTGTCTACGACCAGCTCCTCAAGACGATGGGCGAGGAAAATGTTCCCCTCGCCGAATCTCAGGTCAAAGGCCGCCCGGCGGTGATCTTGATGGCGGGTCTGCAGGGCACAGGTAAGACAACCGCCACAGCCAAGCTGGCCCTCTATCTTCATAAAAACAACAAAAAGGCGTTGCTCGCAGCAGCGGATGTCTATCGCCCGGCGGCGATCGACCAGTTGCAGACCCTGGGCGCTCAAATTCAGGTGCCGGTCTTCTCCGAAGGGGCCGCCGCCGATCCGGTCGATATCGCCCGCCACGCCCTCGATCAGGCGATTGCGGGCCGCTACGACGTTCTCATCGTCGATACAGCCGGTCGGCTGTCGATCGACGAGGCGATGATGGCCGAACTGGAGCGGATCAAGGCGGCGATCGCACCCGATGAGATTTTGTTGGTCGTCGATGCGATGACCGGCCAGGAGGCAGCCAACCTCACCCGCGCCTTCCACGAGCGCTTAGGGATCACCGGTGCGATTCTCACCAAACTCGACGGCGACACGCGCGGCGGTGCCGCCCTCTCAGTGCGCAAGATCTCCGGTCAACCGATTAAATTTGTCGGTGTCGGCGAAAAAGTCGAAGCCCTCCAGCCCTTCTACCCGGACCGGATGGCCTCGCGCATCCTCGGCATGGGCGACGTGCTCACCCTGGTCGAAAAGGCGCAAGAAGAAATCGATTTTGCCGATGCGGCCAAGATGGAGCAGCAGTTGCTCTCGGGCCAGTTCGACTTTGAAGATTTCATCAAGCAGATGCGGATGGTCAAGAGCATGGGCTCCCTCGGCGGCCTGCTCAAGCTGATGCCCGGCATGGGAAAAATCAGCGACGACCAGATTCGCCAGGGCGAGGTGCAGCTTAAAAAAGCCGAGGCGATGATTGGCTCGATGACCAAGCAAGAGCGCCGCAGCCCCGATTTGATTAATGTTTCGCGCAAGCGCCGCATCGCCAGAGGCTCCGGTGTCTCCCTCGAAGACGTGGGCAAGTTGCTCAACGACTTTAATCGGATGCGCCAGATGATGAAGATGATGGGCGGCGGTGGCCCCTTCGGCGGCGGCATGGGCGGCATGGGCAACATGTTCGGCGGCGGCAACAATCGCCGTGGACCCGCTCCCGGTCCCAACCCGGCCCTCGGCCCCGGCTGGCGCGGCCAATCTTCTTCCAAAAAGTCCAATCCCAACAAGAGCAAAGGCAAAAAGAAGGGCAAGGGTTTTGGGGGATAG
- the rpsP gene encoding 30S ribosomal protein S16, with translation MAVAIRLKRIGAKKKPVYRIVVADSRSRRDGAVIEEIGFYDPRANVDRGQTDLTVDVEAARKWLATGARPSETVAGLLKRAQVYPLTSASAGD, from the coding sequence ATCGCTGTTGCAATTCGCTTGAAACGTATTGGTGCTAAAAAAAAGCCCGTCTACCGGATTGTCGTCGCCGACTCGCGCTCCCGGCGCGACGGTGCTGTGATCGAGGAGATCGGTTTTTATGACCCGCGCGCGAACGTCGATCGGGGCCAGACCGACCTCACCGTCGATGTCGAGGCGGCCCGCAAGTGGCTCGCCACCGGTGCCCGGCCCTCCGAGACCGTTGCGGGTCTACTTAAACGCGCCCAGGTCTATCCGCTCACTTCTGCATCCGCCGGTGATTAG
- a CDS encoding KH domain-containing protein: MISPQTVATPNYRELAVFLIQPLLDTPEKLVISSETTLGGRKVRLRVAFAPTDKGRVFGRGGRTINAIRTVLECAARAANQDVNLEVYE, translated from the coding sequence GTGATTAGTCCTCAAACCGTTGCCACGCCCAACTATCGGGAACTGGCCGTCTTTTTGATTCAGCCGTTGCTCGATACGCCAGAAAAACTCGTCATCAGTTCTGAGACCACGCTTGGGGGCCGCAAGGTCCGCCTGCGGGTCGCCTTTGCTCCTACGGACAAGGGCCGGGTCTTTGGCCGGGGCGGTCGGACGATCAACGCGATTCGGACAGTGCTCGAATGTGCGGCCCGCGCCGCCAACCAGGATGTCAACCTGGAAGTTTACGAGTAA
- the rpsU gene encoding 30S ribosomal protein S21, with amino-acid sequence MTEVRLGENESIESALKRFKKKIQKAGILSEIKRRERYEKPSARRKRKAEAARKRRR; translated from the coding sequence ATGACCGAGGTGCGCCTGGGAGAAAACGAATCGATTGAATCTGCCCTCAAGCGCTTCAAAAAGAAGATCCAGAAAGCCGGTATTCTCTCTGAGATCAAGCGCCGCGAGCGTTACGAAAAGCCCAGTGCCCGCCGCAAGCGCAAGGCCGAGGCGGCCCGCAAGCGCCGGCGCTAA
- a CDS encoding site-specific integrase: MSKPFEVLLKQANERLKAAACGLSIVQLPGTRKLYLRGILPPKPNSTRSASHQQTLATGLPASADGLKVAEASARKIASQIVLKEFRWSDWLKTSGEPSEQLTVHVWSCRFETDYFERRSRTPKTETTWRGDYAEVFDRLDQDAPLTTFLLREAIVSTAPDTRSRVRYYLACSALARFAGLDTAPLAGLKGSYGVNRTTERELPTDAEILQAWEMLSHAPAWVRWSFAMLACYGLRPHELYHLDLSELEAGGQKIRVLGDTKTGTRLAWPLVPDGFDPAVLRPASPPQTTGVGRIANQVLGGRVSTALNAWGCRTISAYSLRHAWAVRAIRRGLDVSAASRMMGHSLGVHNRTYQRWLSAEDLEAAWNARLGR, encoded by the coding sequence ATGAGCAAGCCTTTCGAGGTTTTACTAAAACAGGCGAACGAACGGCTCAAAGCTGCTGCCTGCGGACTTTCGATCGTTCAGCTACCCGGCACGCGCAAGCTTTACCTGCGGGGTATTCTGCCTCCAAAGCCCAATAGTACGCGCTCAGCCAGCCATCAGCAGACACTGGCTACTGGGCTACCCGCCTCCGCAGACGGGCTGAAAGTCGCCGAAGCTTCGGCAAGAAAAATTGCCTCGCAGATCGTGCTCAAGGAATTTCGATGGTCCGACTGGCTGAAAACTTCCGGTGAGCCGAGCGAGCAACTGACTGTCCACGTGTGGAGCTGTCGCTTCGAGACTGACTACTTCGAGCGGCGCTCTCGGACGCCAAAGACTGAGACGACCTGGCGGGGCGACTATGCCGAAGTATTCGACCGGCTCGATCAGGATGCGCCGCTCACGACCTTTCTGTTGCGCGAGGCGATCGTGAGCACAGCGCCCGACACTCGCAGCCGGGTGCGGTATTACCTGGCCTGCAGCGCCCTTGCCCGCTTCGCCGGTCTGGACACAGCACCCCTCGCCGGGCTCAAGGGCAGCTACGGAGTCAACCGGACTACTGAGCGCGAACTACCGACCGACGCGGAGATCCTGCAAGCCTGGGAGATGTTGAGCCATGCGCCTGCCTGGGTGCGCTGGAGCTTTGCGATGCTCGCCTGCTATGGCCTCCGCCCCCACGAGCTTTATCACCTGGACCTCTCCGAGTTGGAGGCTGGCGGTCAAAAGATCCGCGTCCTGGGCGACACCAAAACCGGCACCCGGTTGGCCTGGCCGCTGGTGCCGGATGGTTTTGACCCGGCAGTACTGAGGCCCGCCAGTCCACCTCAGACAACGGGGGTGGGCAGGATCGCCAATCAAGTGTTGGGCGGGCGCGTCTCGACGGCGTTGAATGCTTGGGGCTGCCGGACGATCAGTGCCTATAGCTTGCGTCACGCCTGGGCAGTGCGGGCCATCCGCCGGGGACTCGACGTGTCTGCCGCCAGCCGGATGATGGGTCACTCGCTGGGCGTCCACAACCGCACTTATCAACGGTGGCTTTCTGCTGAAGACCTCGAAGCCGCCTGGAATGCACGCCTGGGGCGTTAA